From Pieris rapae chromosome 15, ilPieRapa1.1, whole genome shotgun sequence:
CAGTATCCTTAACCAGTGGTATACCCTTGGCCTGAACTGCTGTTTTCTCTTCttctttcttaatatataatcttcTATTATATCAGCCTGTTTTTTGGGTCCACGGTATGGCAGAGTATGTGTTAAATGCGCGTAATAGAGTATGTGTTAAATGTGTGTAAAATGTGATCGAAAACCTGTATATCTGTCATGCTCTTTGAGCGATAAGCTGCCAACACTGCTTCGTTTTTGATaatacgattttatttatttcgtaagaGTCTTGCTTTAAATCCCATgcaatttagaatatatagaTGTCtacatattgatttatttgtaaatgaaaAACTGTTCAAAGtacactattttattaaaaaaaatatagaaatatctaCTATTTACATAGAAACAAATTCATAACAGAGTATTCTTTGTAGTATCGTGAGTATTAAAAAGGCAGTGAAAACTTAACCAGGAGAAGAAAAACAGCAAAACgataaatatgttttggaAACCGAATGTATTGTTAGAAAATGTATCTATATAAAGCcgccattttgtttatttgattgaCGCTCAGAAACTACaagttcaaatatattaatggaTAGTTCAAACAATAAGACAAGTAATATGtggttgatataaaaataatactggaAAATTAGAATTGAAGTATTTTTTGATAACATATGATGGGCAAAAACATATTAACGAATGAATTAGCATAgcgataatatattttatatccttagtaaaaataaaattgattgtaTATAGATGCCTAAATTCCGACaaattttgtacatataaaaagaTGTACACAATGATgggtatttaacatttaagtaACATATATCTAAAAGACTACGagaaatgttttacataaaaataatatcagcaAACACACACAATAATCAAGTCACCATTTGTGGCTTACAGGGTTCTCAACAAATACCTCTTTTCCCAATTATACGTTCTATGTTGAAGCCACTGCTTGCGACGGCAATTTATCACATATTccaatagatggcgctgtatgtatatagaaataagTTGCCCCTTGTGTCAATTTTCAAGCGATAGATATTTCATAGAGTTATGGAGAACATAATCTTAGTTTAGCCAACAGTATGTTTCTGAGTATCTAATAGTATAAGTAAATGTAACAGACACAATatagaaattgaaataaagttttatatttctatacaatacaaaacttCTCAGTAGTGTGTCGGGCTGGGAGACAGTTTTCGCGCCGGAAACTTAACGCGAGGACTCGTAAgtgataatgtttaatttcaaatacagaataaatattattaatacgtaTTTCGTATTAATTTTCGATTCAGTCTAGTCTATCATTTTTATGTCTATTTATCAATCCCTCACGACTGCCAAACGCTTGGCTAAAGAAGCCACAGATTCAAAAAGTTCATGAGttcaatttctatattttatatcttaactCAAACCTCAATAGATAAGTAAGGCAAAACATAGAACCATAGACAAATAACTACTAGATAGGCCTACAGCTGAATCGGGCTCATAACCAATTTCATTCTTCTTGTTCACTAACTCTATCTCATCTAGGATTCTCTTCTCTTCTAGTGCTAATAGAGTGGCTTCGTCAATAGTTCTCATTAGATTGTAGTTGGAGTAGTTTCCTTCTGGAAGTCGAAGGTGTAAGCGTCCATTTGAAACGACATACGCTGTGCGTCTGCTTAAGTTCTCTATTCGGTTCGctggaaataatataaagtactgTTAGAATTATTGCTACCTGTCAaacaacatataaattatttggataACGTTTAACATCCTAGGTTTCCTgtgttatttttgaaaatataatattatagtacagtaaattaaaataacatttaaacactAACATTGTTAAGTTAGCCGTTAAgctgatatttatatatgatactatatacaatacactacatataattaatttataaaatttacggtatcttatatatatatttctatttattttcttaccaTCAGGTAGGTTTAAAGTCTTCAAAGCTTCTTGGAGTATTGGCTCGTCTACAATCTTATTATATCTATCCACAAAGTCTATGTATGCATCCTTCTCGCTCTCGCACGCGCCGCGGAAGTCGTCTGTATCAATACTCCACACCATCAGACCACCGAGACCATAGTCTATGGCCAATCTAAAATAACCATAGTAATTGTAAGTctagattaaaaaaaccttgCCTGATATTAAGATTATCGTATATAGTTgtgttaagtaataattatgctTACTAACGAAGATCATTAAGGAAAGTTCTTATTGACtgtattctataaaattttatggagTTCTTGGGAATTAACATGTTATTAGTAAATGTAtggaaaacttaaaaaaactctACTCTGCCCTGGTCCCTATTTAAATCTATCTAATTTATTTGGACTAACATTAATGAATGGTcaggtatttaattataataaaaaaatatatagacacatcagtagcgctacaactttttagtctatgcctcagatttctgtatttgtgtcatgatcatttgtaaatCTTATGGGCAATTGATCCTCCTGTGCTCAACACATGCCGTCGACTTTCTGCCTTAGAAAGCCGGTTACATCACGATGGTATTCTTCACCGTTTAAGCGATTGTTAAATGCACAAATAGGAAGCTCCATTGCTCAAGTCACTAGGctcttttaattatacttacttGACTTTAATAGCAATAGATCTTGCATTGTCGTATGATATAACTCGTGCACCGTCGCGCAAATATGGCGTTGCGGTTTGTTCGTGCCAGTGTTGAGTCCATGTCGCTGACTTATTTGTTACTTCCGCACAAATCTATAACATCAATACACAAAATGACATCAATAGTGAACAAGACATCTAGAAGTtgtgttttatgtaatattatttagaataaatttttagtaaatattcaGGCCTAATCTCTTTAGGTAGATATCCTCCTCAGATATCTATTCAGATAATTTTGTAGTAGCAAGTAATAGGTAGCTGTacttgacacacgccgtcgacttttcggGTCTAAGACATTACGGATTCCTCAGgatttttcttcaccgtacgaACAAgcgttaaatgcgcacatagaaaggatgtccattggtgcacagctggggatcgaacctatgacctcggaatgagagtcgcacgcttaaaccactaggctaacactgctctttgttacataattatatcgttcgttaatatttttacctcATTATAACCCATAAACCCGGCTTCCTTAGTAAATGGTCCTTGGAATCCCATACTCTTGACAGTTGTGACTCCGAACAGAATCTTCTTAACCCCAGGGTTCTCCAGAATGAAGTTACGACCGTACATGGGTAGACCCAGTACCATCTTGTAAGGACTGACGCCATGAGCTAACATATATTTGATGGTGAATTCCtgaaaataacataaactaatttttacactacactttataaaaaaactactgtacaaatactttttatttatcatgtaGGATAGATGTTACATACAATTTCAGTtaagttttgtattaaaaaatattatgtatttttacactTCTTGCTTATCGCCAGTTGTACTTCTTTTCATTAAACtatgttaaattttgattatgtCAATGCaagtattgataaataaataaataaaagtctagactgtaataatgtatgtaaataaataaataaaaaactgacGTATTGT
This genomic window contains:
- the LOC110997656 gene encoding probable chitinase 2 — protein: MVGNVWFSFFIVTIMAAVLDGQTLGGPMHGKVVVCYVASWAAYRTGAGKFEQSDLEPSLCTHLVYSFAGLDEHGHSIKSLDPWQDLEKDYGKAGYKRMVALKERYPHLKVTLAIGGWNEGSLKYSIMAANAETRAKFVQSVLLFLDTYKFDGLDLDWEYPTRRDGRPEDKANYVLLVKELKEAFESKGYILTAALGAGKETMESAYDLAKLSRYLDFLHMMCYDYHGTWDGVVGANAPLRGTNDQDVLSLEFTIKYMLAHGVSPYKMVLGLPMYGRNFILENPGVKKILFGVTTVKSMGFQGPFTKEAGFMGYNEICAEVTNKSATWTQHWHEQTATPYLRDGARVISYDNARSIAIKVKLAIDYGLGGLMVWSIDTDDFRGACESEKDAYIDFVDRYNKIVDEPILQEALKTLNLPDANRIENLSRRTAYVVSNGRLHLRLPEGNYSNYNLMRTIDEATLLALEEKRILDEIELVNKKNEIGYEPDSAVGLSSSYLSMVLCFALLIY